The Kangiella marina genome window below encodes:
- a CDS encoding primosomal protein N', with protein sequence MQHQKVVKLAVPTPLRRTFDYLYTGAAPVTGGRVEVPFGRQSLVATVLSSDTTTDIPLNKLKHIKRIIDSKPLLPDSIFKLIRFSANYYQHPIGEVFSSCLPTLLKKGEAAELEPEWQWRLTLAGEQAIPTLRKNAVKQQQLFQLCQEHSGLIDEPLLSQHDFTPSYLKTFEEKGWLVKETKDTHSIYEPSPDYEQKLELNAEQAAAVETISPHLGSFKGFLIDGVTGSGKTEIYMQLIEQTLRNKKQVLLLVPEIGLTPQTVKRIERRFNVPIAMLHSGLTDKQRLNIWLKARQGQLSIIIGTRSALFTPLAEPGLIIVDEEHDLSYKQQDGFRYSARDLAIVRAQYEDLPVVLGSATPSMESLHNVKQGKLALLRLTKRAGEAKPPHIKVLDVRQRHLNQGLSQPLIDAMRQHLELGQQCMIFLNRRGFAPTLMCHECGWIADCQRCDRHMTYHQRFKRLHCHHCDKQVFTPKRCPECQSPQLNPVGLGTERLEEALKALFPEHTVARVDRDSTRRKDSMQDIVQAIKNDDIDILIGTQMLAKGHHFPKLSLVGVVDTDGCLFSADFRATERTAQLLTQVAGRAGRSKGMKGEVVIQSHHPDHPLLVNLFTQDYQTLSDKVLQEREEALLPPFAAMAIFRAEANTLEMPMTFLNEVKQQLNHTQLTVFGPFPAPMPKRAGKMRAQLMVQHSQRKVLQQALTPITPSLEQLPSSRKVRWSIDVDPQEVF encoded by the coding sequence ATGCAGCATCAAAAGGTAGTAAAGCTTGCGGTACCAACACCGCTGAGAAGAACATTCGATTACCTTTATACGGGGGCAGCACCGGTAACAGGAGGTAGAGTAGAAGTTCCTTTTGGTCGTCAATCTTTGGTCGCTACGGTACTTTCTTCTGATACGACGACGGATATCCCCCTCAATAAACTAAAGCATATAAAAAGAATCATTGATAGTAAGCCCTTACTTCCGGACTCTATCTTTAAACTCATCCGGTTTTCAGCCAATTACTACCAACACCCTATAGGTGAAGTTTTCTCCAGTTGCCTGCCGACATTACTGAAAAAAGGTGAGGCTGCCGAGCTAGAGCCGGAGTGGCAGTGGCGACTCACGTTGGCTGGGGAGCAAGCAATTCCAACCTTGCGTAAAAATGCCGTTAAGCAACAACAACTGTTCCAGCTCTGCCAAGAGCACAGCGGGTTAATTGATGAACCTCTGCTCAGTCAACATGACTTTACGCCGTCTTACCTCAAAACCTTTGAGGAGAAAGGGTGGCTGGTTAAAGAAACCAAAGACACACACAGTATTTATGAACCCAGCCCTGACTATGAGCAAAAGCTCGAACTCAATGCTGAGCAAGCGGCAGCCGTAGAAACCATCAGTCCTCACCTGGGAAGCTTTAAGGGATTCTTGATTGATGGTGTCACCGGTAGCGGCAAAACAGAAATTTACATGCAACTCATCGAGCAGACGTTGCGTAATAAAAAGCAAGTCCTGTTACTGGTACCAGAAATCGGACTAACGCCCCAAACCGTCAAACGGATCGAGCGACGCTTTAATGTACCCATCGCGATGCTCCATTCAGGGCTGACCGACAAACAACGTTTGAACATTTGGCTCAAAGCTCGACAAGGTCAACTGTCTATTATTATTGGCACACGCTCCGCGCTGTTTACGCCTTTGGCTGAGCCAGGCCTGATTATTGTCGATGAGGAACATGATCTCTCCTACAAACAACAAGATGGTTTTCGGTATTCGGCCCGTGATCTTGCCATAGTCAGGGCCCAGTACGAAGACCTTCCCGTTGTTTTGGGGAGCGCAACGCCATCAATGGAGTCACTGCATAACGTCAAACAAGGTAAGCTGGCGTTACTGCGTCTAACTAAGCGCGCCGGTGAAGCAAAGCCTCCGCATATTAAAGTGCTGGATGTGCGCCAACGCCACCTGAATCAAGGTTTATCGCAGCCACTCATCGACGCCATGAGGCAGCACTTAGAGCTGGGCCAACAGTGCATGATCTTTCTCAATCGGCGTGGTTTTGCTCCCACGTTAATGTGCCATGAATGCGGCTGGATCGCTGACTGCCAACGCTGCGATCGCCACATGACTTATCATCAGCGCTTTAAACGCTTGCATTGCCATCATTGTGACAAGCAAGTCTTCACGCCGAAACGGTGCCCGGAATGTCAATCCCCCCAACTCAACCCGGTTGGGCTTGGTACAGAGCGGTTAGAAGAAGCATTAAAGGCGCTGTTTCCAGAGCATACCGTCGCCCGCGTCGATCGTGACAGCACACGACGCAAAGACTCGATGCAAGACATTGTCCAAGCCATTAAAAATGATGACATTGATATTTTAATCGGCACCCAAATGCTGGCCAAAGGCCATCACTTCCCTAAACTGTCTTTAGTGGGGGTCGTCGACACCGATGGTTGTTTATTTAGCGCAGACTTCCGCGCCACAGAGCGCACCGCCCAACTATTAACTCAAGTTGCTGGGCGAGCCGGACGTTCGAAAGGCATGAAAGGTGAAGTTGTGATTCAGTCACATCACCCCGACCACCCGTTACTGGTCAACCTCTTTACTCAGGATTATCAAACGCTCAGTGACAAAGTGCTGCAGGAGCGTGAAGAGGCACTGCTTCCACCGTTTGCAGCGATGGCCATTTTTCGTGCCGAAGCGAATACTCTTGAAATGCCAATGACCTTCCTCAACGAAGTCAAACAGCAGCTTAATCACACTCAGCTCACGGTATTCGGGCCCTTTCCTGCGCCGATGCCTAAGCGCGCGGGAAAAATGCGAGCTCAGTTAATGGTACAGCACAGCCAGCGTAAAGTACTACAGCAAGCCCTAACGCCGATCACTCCATCACTCGAGCAACTTCCGAGCTCACGCAAAGTTCGCTGGTCGATTGACGTCGATCCACAGGAGGTCTTTTAA
- a CDS encoding SPOR domain-containing protein produces MTKDYAKRKRTRNKTNTRTPTKTASKKPMSPIVVFISGILITLFAVFLWAIVKKPDVLKELVSDDKQPVAQTDQSAVATDKEETTDETEDKGTEFTYHEALTNKKVNVDITKPKTTDSNKTYIMQCGAFKQLADAERMKAELAFIGFQATVLSKGEWHRVRLGPYNSKRTAESDRHKLQNNNYQTCQIW; encoded by the coding sequence ATGACCAAAGATTACGCCAAGCGTAAGCGCACTAGAAACAAAACCAATACGCGCACCCCGACCAAGACGGCTTCTAAAAAGCCAATGTCTCCTATCGTGGTATTCATCAGTGGTATTTTAATCACCCTATTCGCGGTGTTTTTGTGGGCTATCGTAAAAAAGCCTGATGTGTTGAAAGAACTAGTTTCTGATGACAAGCAGCCTGTGGCACAAACCGACCAGTCAGCCGTAGCTACTGATAAAGAAGAGACAACAGACGAGACTGAGGACAAAGGTACCGAGTTTACCTACCATGAGGCTCTCACCAATAAGAAAGTAAATGTAGACATTACCAAGCCCAAAACTACCGACAGCAATAAAACTTACATTATGCAGTGTGGTGCTTTTAAGCAGCTTGCCGATGCTGAGCGCATGAAAGCCGAGCTCGCGTTCATCGGCTTCCAAGCCACAGTACTCAGTAAAGGCGAATGGCATCGAGTTCGACTTGGCCCTTACAACAGCAAACGTACCGCTGAGAGCGACCGCCATAAATTACAAAACAACAACTATCAGACCTGCCAAATTTGGTAA
- the hslV gene encoding ATP-dependent protease subunit HslV — MEQYRGTTILSVRRNGKVVIGGDGQVSLGNTIMKGNARKVRRLYNDQVIAGFAGGTADAFTLFERFEAKLESHGGKLMRAAVELAKDWRTDRALRKLEALLAVADKEHSLVITGNGDVIQPEDDLIAIGSGGAFAQSAAKALLQKTELDAREIVETGLTIAGDICIYTNHNQTIEELTY; from the coding sequence TTGGAACAATATCGTGGAACCACCATTTTATCGGTGCGTCGCAATGGAAAAGTCGTCATCGGTGGCGACGGTCAGGTTTCCCTCGGCAATACCATTATGAAAGGTAATGCTCGCAAAGTACGTCGCTTATACAACGACCAAGTTATCGCAGGTTTCGCTGGAGGAACCGCTGATGCTTTTACGTTATTTGAACGCTTTGAAGCCAAATTAGAGTCTCATGGCGGTAAACTTATGCGCGCAGCGGTTGAACTAGCCAAGGACTGGCGTACCGATCGCGCCCTGCGCAAATTAGAAGCTTTATTAGCGGTAGCCGATAAAGAGCATTCATTGGTCATCACGGGTAATGGCGATGTGATCCAACCTGAAGATGACTTAATCGCAATCGGTTCTGGTGGCGCATTTGCTCAATCCGCAGCGAAAGCTTTACTGCAAAAAACGGAATTGGATGCGCGCGAGATTGTCGAAACTGGCTTAACCATAGCCGGTGATATTTGTATTTATACGAATCACAATCAAACCATCGAAGAATTAACCTACTAA
- the hslU gene encoding ATP-dependent protease ATPase subunit HslU, with the protein MSMTPREIVHELDKHIIGQSGAKRSVAIALRNRWRRMQVDESLRNEITPKNILMIGPTGVGKTEIARRLAKLANAPFIKIEATKFTEVGYVGRDVESIIRDLVDAAFKMLREQEMAKVENRAQDAAEEKVLDALLPPARQSSTDSAWDQEEKPKAEDSSARQVFRKKLRQGDLDDKEIEIDVAQMAVGIDIMAPPGMEDMTNQLQSMFQNMSPSKSKKRKVKVKDALKMLTEEEAAKMIDQEELKIKAVESVEQHGIVFLDEIDKVTKRSDNQEGGVSREGVQRDLLPLVEGCTVNTKYGMIKTDHILFIASGAFHLSKPSDLIPELQGRLPIRVELRALTPEDFKRILTEPDAALTKQYQALLATEGKTIEFTEDGIEKIAEYSFQVNETTENIGARRLHTVMERLLDEVSFEASESDELLTIDSTYVSKQLSELADDEDLSRFIL; encoded by the coding sequence ATGTCTATGACACCACGTGAAATTGTCCATGAGTTAGACAAACACATTATCGGCCAAAGCGGAGCGAAACGCTCGGTGGCTATCGCCCTGCGTAACCGCTGGCGCCGTATGCAAGTCGACGAAAGCTTGCGTAATGAAATCACCCCTAAAAATATTTTGATGATCGGCCCAACCGGTGTCGGTAAAACTGAAATTGCGCGTCGCTTGGCTAAACTCGCCAACGCGCCATTCATTAAAATTGAGGCCACAAAGTTTACCGAAGTCGGTTATGTTGGTCGCGACGTTGAATCCATTATCCGCGACTTAGTGGACGCAGCCTTCAAGATGCTACGCGAACAAGAAATGGCAAAAGTTGAAAATCGCGCGCAAGATGCGGCTGAAGAAAAAGTACTGGATGCCTTGCTTCCTCCAGCCCGCCAATCATCGACCGACTCCGCATGGGATCAAGAAGAAAAACCAAAAGCTGAAGACTCTTCAGCGCGACAGGTGTTCCGCAAGAAACTTCGTCAGGGCGACTTGGACGATAAAGAAATCGAGATTGATGTTGCACAGATGGCGGTCGGGATCGATATTATGGCACCTCCAGGCATGGAAGATATGACCAACCAGCTCCAATCCATGTTCCAGAACATGAGCCCGAGCAAAAGTAAAAAGCGTAAAGTTAAAGTGAAAGACGCGCTCAAGATGCTGACCGAAGAAGAAGCGGCAAAGATGATCGATCAGGAAGAGCTTAAGATTAAAGCCGTTGAGTCTGTCGAGCAACACGGTATCGTCTTCCTCGATGAAATCGACAAAGTCACTAAGCGTAGCGACAACCAGGAAGGCGGTGTCTCACGCGAAGGCGTTCAGCGCGACTTATTACCTTTAGTAGAAGGCTGTACGGTCAATACCAAGTACGGCATGATCAAAACTGATCACATTCTGTTTATCGCTTCTGGCGCGTTCCATTTGTCCAAACCGTCAGACCTGATCCCTGAGCTACAAGGTCGTCTACCGATCCGAGTTGAACTTCGTGCGTTAACGCCGGAAGACTTTAAACGTATCTTGACTGAGCCAGACGCAGCATTGACTAAGCAGTATCAAGCCTTATTAGCGACAGAAGGTAAAACCATCGAGTTCACTGAGGATGGTATCGAGAAAATCGCTGAATACTCTTTCCAAGTCAATGAGACCACTGAAAACATTGGCGCACGTCGTCTACACACTGTCATGGAGCGCTTGCTGGATGAAGTCTCTTTTGAGGCGAGTGAAAGCGATGAGTTACTCACCATTGATTCAACTTATGTCAGCAAACAATTATCTGAACTGGCGGATGATGAAGATTTAAGTCGATTTATCCTTTAA
- a CDS encoding S8 family peptidase, giving the protein MKLTKVVTGVLLATGAIGVQAGEFKTAQVPSNAIKGQYIVVLKDNVVQENEGLFSSQANLKAVQMVNDRLSNKYQARVTRTYKAVLKGGVYKMSEEQAQKLAQDPSVEIVEEDQIMSINATQNNATWGIDRSDQRDLPLSGTYTYNTNASNVNAYIIDTGILNTHSDFGGRSFSGIDTVDNDGDATDCNGHGTHVAGTVGGSTWGIAKGVTLYGVRVLGCNGSGSNSGVIAGMDWVADNHVKPAVANMSLGGGASSTTDAAVQRLTDAGVTTVVAAGNDNSNACNYSPARAASAITVGSTTSSDSRSSFSNYGNCLDIYAPGSSITSTWSNGGTNTISGTSMASPHVAGVAALYLADNPNASVSQVTQAILDAATPGKVSDAKSGSPNLLLYSLFDGSTPPPPPPGGNELENGVAQTISGAQGSETDFTFVVPAGATSVDFQMSGGSGDADLYVKFGSAPTTSSYDCRPYRNGNSETCNFTAQEGTYYVMVRGYTSYSNASLVANHDGGSTPPPPSGGNETVNNISASSGQWKHYYIDVPAGMSSLQATITGGSGDADLYVRRGSQPTTSAYDCRPYKWGNEETCNISNPAQDRYYISLRAYQTFSGVTLNVVWE; this is encoded by the coding sequence ATGAAACTAACTAAAGTAGTTACAGGGGTACTACTTGCGACTGGAGCAATCGGCGTTCAAGCTGGTGAGTTCAAAACAGCGCAAGTCCCATCAAACGCAATCAAAGGACAATACATCGTTGTTCTTAAAGATAACGTTGTTCAAGAGAACGAAGGTCTATTCAGTTCTCAAGCGAACTTAAAAGCTGTCCAGATGGTTAACGACAGACTTTCTAACAAATACCAAGCACGCGTTACTCGTACTTATAAAGCAGTACTAAAAGGCGGTGTTTATAAAATGTCTGAAGAGCAAGCGCAAAAGCTCGCTCAAGATCCAAGCGTTGAGATCGTTGAAGAAGACCAAATCATGTCTATCAACGCAACTCAAAACAACGCAACTTGGGGTATCGACCGTTCAGATCAACGCGACCTACCTTTAAGCGGCACTTACACTTACAACACTAACGCTTCTAACGTTAACGCTTACATCATTGATACGGGTATCTTGAATACTCACAGTGATTTCGGCGGTCGTTCATTCAGCGGTATCGATACGGTTGATAACGATGGCGACGCGACTGACTGTAACGGTCACGGTACGCACGTAGCTGGTACTGTAGGTGGTAGCACTTGGGGTATCGCTAAAGGCGTAACGCTTTACGGTGTTCGTGTACTAGGTTGTAACGGTAGTGGTTCTAACTCTGGCGTTATCGCAGGTATGGATTGGGTTGCTGACAACCACGTTAAACCAGCGGTTGCTAACATGAGTTTAGGCGGCGGTGCTTCTAGCACTACTGACGCAGCGGTTCAACGTTTGACTGACGCTGGTGTTACTACCGTTGTAGCAGCGGGTAACGACAACTCAAACGCTTGTAACTACTCTCCAGCTCGTGCAGCTAGCGCAATCACTGTAGGTTCTACGACTTCTAGTGATTCACGTTCAAGCTTCTCGAACTACGGTAACTGTCTAGACATCTACGCACCAGGTTCAAGCATTACTTCGACTTGGTCTAACGGTGGTACTAACACTATCAGTGGTACGTCGATGGCGTCTCCACACGTTGCAGGTGTTGCAGCTCTATACTTAGCTGACAACCCTAACGCTTCAGTAAGCCAAGTAACTCAAGCTATACTTGACGCTGCAACTCCAGGTAAAGTGAGCGACGCTAAGTCTGGTTCACCTAACTTGTTGTTATACAGCCTATTCGACGGTTCTACACCTCCACCACCACCTCCAGGCGGTAATGAGTTAGAAAACGGCGTAGCTCAGACTATCTCTGGTGCTCAAGGCTCTGAAACTGACTTCACATTCGTCGTACCAGCGGGCGCAACTTCGGTTGACTTCCAAATGTCTGGTGGTTCTGGTGATGCTGACCTATACGTTAAGTTCGGTAGCGCTCCAACAACTTCAAGCTACGATTGCCGTCCATACCGTAACGGTAACAGCGAGACGTGTAACTTCACAGCTCAAGAAGGTACTTACTACGTAATGGTTCGTGGTTACACTAGCTACTCAAACGCTAGCCTTGTAGCTAACCATGACGGTGGTAGCACTCCTCCTCCACCAAGTGGCGGTAACGAGACGGTTAATAACATTTCTGCGAGCAGCGGTCAGTGGAAACACTACTACATCGACGTTCCTGCAGGTATGAGCTCACTACAAGCGACTATTACTGGCGGTTCTGGTGATGCTGACTTATACGTACGTCGCGGTTCACAACCAACGACTTCTGCGTATGACTGCCGTCCATACAAGTGGGGCAACGAAGAGACTTGTAACATCTCTAACCCTGCGCAAGACCGTTACTACATCAGCCTACGTGCATACCAAACGTTCTCTGGTGTAACACTTAACGTTGTTTGGGAATAA
- a CDS encoding DUF971 domain-containing protein: MSEAPSTIKLHQKSRQLEVCFSGNTYILPYEYLRVFSPSAEVRGHGNQELTLIGGKKNITVTDVEPVGQYAIKLSFDDGHDSGLYTWQTLFELGRDYADNWQTYLKRLAAAGLQRSTDSSVGVFTPDPTTKEDSKS; the protein is encoded by the coding sequence ATGAGCGAAGCTCCAAGCACAATCAAGCTCCATCAGAAATCACGACAGCTTGAGGTCTGCTTTTCGGGTAACACGTATATATTACCCTATGAGTATCTCCGCGTTTTTTCACCATCAGCGGAAGTACGAGGGCATGGTAATCAAGAGCTCACTCTTATAGGTGGCAAAAAAAATATCACCGTCACCGACGTCGAGCCAGTCGGCCAATATGCCATTAAGCTCAGTTTTGATGACGGACACGACAGCGGACTGTATACTTGGCAAACATTATTTGAGCTAGGGCGTGACTACGCTGACAATTGGCAGACTTACCTTAAACGGTTAGCCGCAGCTGGATTGCAACGCTCTACCGATAGCAGCGTCGGAGTCTTTACTCCAGACCCTACAACTAAAGAAGATTCAAAGTCATGA
- the ubiE gene encoding bifunctional demethylmenaquinone methyltransferase/2-methoxy-6-polyprenyl-1,4-benzoquinol methylase UbiE: MTQDENTNDSTTHFGYQTVAKEEKAAKVAEVFHSVAGKYDVMNDLMSFGVHRIWKRYTIERAAARPGQKILDIAGGTGDLTAKFSKIVGPTGQVTLADINDSMIKVGRAKLVDSGVVGNVDFVQANAECLPFPDNHFDRITIAFGLRNVTEKEKALKSMYRILKPGGRLLVLEFSKPALPLLSKVYDIYSFSLLPAMGKLVANDSESYKYLAESIRMHPDQETLMGMMKDAGFDDAEYTNLTGGVVALHIGKKF, translated from the coding sequence ATGACACAAGACGAAAACACAAACGACAGCACAACACATTTTGGCTATCAAACTGTCGCCAAAGAAGAAAAAGCGGCGAAAGTCGCCGAGGTCTTCCACTCGGTAGCCGGCAAATATGATGTCATGAATGATCTGATGTCTTTTGGTGTTCATCGTATATGGAAACGTTACACCATTGAGCGAGCAGCAGCTCGTCCCGGTCAAAAGATTCTGGATATTGCTGGCGGCACTGGCGATCTAACCGCTAAGTTTTCTAAAATTGTCGGCCCAACAGGCCAAGTCACGCTTGCCGACATTAATGATTCTATGATCAAAGTCGGTCGCGCCAAACTGGTCGACTCCGGTGTCGTCGGAAATGTTGATTTCGTACAAGCCAATGCCGAGTGCCTACCATTTCCTGATAATCACTTTGATCGAATCACCATCGCTTTTGGCCTACGCAATGTTACCGAAAAGGAAAAGGCGCTGAAGTCGATGTACCGTATATTAAAACCGGGTGGTCGCTTATTGGTTTTGGAATTTTCAAAACCAGCACTGCCTTTATTATCAAAAGTTTACGATATCTACTCTTTCTCGTTATTGCCTGCGATGGGCAAGCTGGTGGCTAATGACTCTGAAAGCTACAAGTATTTAGCAGAGTCCATTCGTATGCACCCCGATCAAGAAACGCTAATGGGTATGATGAAGGACGCAGGCTTCGATGACGCAGAGTACACCAACTTAACTGGCGGCGTAGTAGCGCTTCATATAGGGAAAAAGTTCTAA
- a CDS encoding ubiquinone biosynthesis accessory factor UbiJ, translating into MLVELFAPTIETVINTVISLDPEGKQRLHPLNQKIIAFHFTDIGQQLYFSIDESYIVVKSDLEVEPDAELTGSLLSFFNLASGDDSDPIFKGDVRFSGEISTAQNFQKFFNQLDIDWEEHLSHYIGDIAAHQLFNHGRAMFDWVKSSTQTAKNNASEYLRFEAKAVPASIELENFYDDIADLKSGVERLGMRIERLRQQSQQEQPQQEPSH; encoded by the coding sequence ATGCTGGTTGAGCTCTTTGCCCCGACTATCGAAACCGTCATCAATACAGTTATCAGCCTTGATCCAGAAGGTAAACAGCGCTTACACCCATTAAATCAAAAAATTATCGCTTTCCATTTCACCGATATCGGGCAACAACTGTACTTTAGCATTGATGAGAGTTATATCGTGGTTAAGAGTGACCTTGAAGTCGAGCCCGATGCAGAACTAACCGGCAGCCTGCTATCCTTTTTTAACCTAGCCTCAGGAGACGATAGCGACCCTATTTTCAAAGGTGACGTCCGCTTCTCAGGTGAAATTAGTACTGCACAAAACTTCCAAAAGTTCTTTAACCAACTGGATATCGACTGGGAAGAACATTTATCTCACTACATCGGTGATATCGCTGCTCACCAACTGTTTAACCATGGTCGAGCCATGTTTGACTGGGTAAAAAGCAGCACACAAACGGCCAAGAACAACGCCAGTGAATACCTGCGTTTTGAAGCCAAAGCGGTTCCAGCGTCAATTGAGCTTGAAAACTTCTATGACGACATCGCCGACTTAAAGTCTGGGGTGGAACGTTTAGGTATGCGCATAGAGCGTTTAAGACAGCAGTCACAACAAGAACAACCACAACAGGAACCGTCGCACTAG
- the ubiB gene encoding ubiquinone biosynthesis regulatory protein kinase UbiB, translated as MNTIRQLHHALKINRTLVRYGLDEFLAPTPLAVLRPVARLFSLSFKKTAHDKSRGERLRLALTELGPIYIKLGQMLSTRRDLVPPDIADELARLQDQVEPFPSEEAKQLVEQQLGTRLETVFSDFNPIPLASASIAQVHEASLKSGEAVVIKVLRPNIRQKIRRDLSMMYELANWAEKYSSEARRLRIKEVIKEYDSTLEREIDLRIEAANTSHLRHNFANSELLYVPKVYWDFTRSKVMVVEKISGVPIGDVGRLKADGVNMKVLADRGVEIFFTQVFRDSFFHADMHPGNIFVDTSDPDKPQYIAIDCGIMGTLDEDDKRYLAHNFLAFFDRDYKRIAELHVESGWIDEDVSIPEFESAIRAACEPIFGKALAEISFGHFLIQLFQTARRFNMQVQPQLVLLQKTLLYVEGLGRQLYPELDLWETAQPYLKKWLREQIGPKAIFEEVKTQLPDWLHKAPKIPGLLFDNVQKLGQELEKFEGLKQELTQLEQYKLRQNAAQKHAIIGSGFALLSGLLYLGIPHDWAPSLSTGVISLLFLVKSLWPIKIK; from the coding sequence ATGAATACGATACGACAGTTACATCATGCGTTAAAAATCAACCGTACCCTAGTTCGCTACGGTCTCGACGAGTTTCTAGCACCAACCCCGTTGGCGGTGCTACGTCCTGTGGCACGACTGTTTTCATTGAGCTTCAAAAAAACAGCTCACGATAAATCCCGTGGTGAGCGCCTACGGTTAGCGTTAACCGAGCTTGGTCCAATTTATATCAAGTTGGGACAGATGCTCTCCACTAGACGCGATCTCGTACCACCGGATATCGCCGATGAATTAGCCCGACTTCAAGATCAAGTAGAACCTTTTCCTTCAGAGGAAGCCAAGCAGCTTGTCGAGCAGCAACTAGGCACAAGGCTAGAAACCGTCTTTAGTGACTTTAACCCAATCCCCCTCGCTTCGGCCTCAATTGCTCAGGTACATGAAGCGTCGTTAAAGTCAGGTGAAGCCGTCGTTATTAAGGTACTACGCCCGAATATTCGACAAAAAATTCGCCGTGATTTAAGCATGATGTACGAGTTGGCGAACTGGGCTGAAAAGTATTCAAGCGAGGCGCGCCGCCTTCGTATCAAAGAAGTCATAAAAGAATACGATTCTACGTTAGAGCGCGAAATCGACCTTCGAATCGAAGCCGCGAACACCTCGCATTTGCGCCATAACTTCGCCAATTCAGAGCTGTTATATGTCCCCAAAGTCTACTGGGACTTTACACGCAGCAAAGTCATGGTGGTCGAGAAGATTTCAGGGGTTCCTATTGGTGACGTTGGTCGCTTAAAAGCGGATGGCGTCAATATGAAAGTATTGGCGGATCGGGGTGTTGAAATCTTCTTCACACAGGTGTTCCGTGACAGTTTCTTCCATGCCGACATGCATCCGGGTAATATTTTTGTCGATACCAGTGACCCAGATAAACCTCAATATATTGCCATCGACTGCGGCATTATGGGCACCTTGGATGAAGATGATAAACGTTATCTTGCTCATAACTTCCTCGCCTTTTTTGATCGAGACTATAAGCGCATCGCAGAATTGCATGTCGAGTCCGGCTGGATTGATGAAGATGTCTCTATCCCAGAATTCGAATCGGCTATTCGTGCAGCTTGTGAGCCGATTTTTGGCAAAGCGTTAGCGGAAATTTCCTTTGGTCACTTCTTGATTCAATTGTTCCAGACTGCGCGACGTTTTAACATGCAAGTTCAGCCGCAATTGGTTTTACTGCAAAAAACCCTCCTTTATGTCGAAGGTTTAGGACGTCAACTGTATCCAGAGCTGGATCTTTGGGAAACGGCCCAGCCGTATCTTAAAAAGTGGCTCAGAGAACAGATTGGCCCCAAAGCTATCTTTGAGGAAGTGAAGACTCAGCTACCCGACTGGTTGCATAAAGCCCCAAAAATTCCAGGGCTTTTATTCGATAATGTCCAAAAACTAGGACAAGAGCTAGAGAAATTTGAAGGCCTAAAGCAAGAATTGACCCAGCTGGAGCAATATAAGCTGCGTCAAAATGCGGCACAAAAACACGCTATTATCGGTAGTGGCTTTGCACTATTAAGCGGACTGCTCTACCTTGGAATACCTCATGACTGGGCTCCAAGCCTAAGTACAGGTGTAATATCACTGCTCTTCTTGGTCAAAAGTCTGTGGCCAATTAAGATAAAATAA
- a CDS encoding histidine triad nucleotide-binding protein, with product MSDCIFCKIIDGDIPSEKVYEDDKIYVFKDIAPKTPVHLLMIPKKHIASLAEVKDDDQELLGYMMRKVPQIAHEAGCEKGFRTVINTGDEGGQEVYHIHIHILGGGGKMPFA from the coding sequence ATGAGCGACTGTATATTTTGTAAGATCATTGATGGTGATATCCCATCAGAAAAGGTTTATGAAGATGATAAAATCTACGTCTTCAAGGATATTGCCCCGAAAACCCCGGTTCACCTGCTGATGATTCCAAAAAAGCACATCGCAAGCTTAGCTGAGGTTAAAGACGACGATCAGGAGCTTCTCGGTTACATGATGCGAAAAGTTCCTCAGATTGCCCATGAGGCTGGCTGTGAAAAAGGCTTCCGTACCGTGATTAATACAGGTGATGAAGGCGGGCAAGAAGTGTATCATATACACATCCATATTCTTGGTGGTGGCGGTAAAATGCCGTTTGCGTAA
- the tatA gene encoding twin-arginine translocase TatA/TatE family subunit: MLGNISIWQLIIILVIILLLFGTKKLRNAGGDVGAALKNFKKAFKDENEQSEDKEQLKDGRNDSTPDAEFSDSKETENNKKS; this comes from the coding sequence ATGTTAGGTAATATTAGTATTTGGCAATTGATCATTATTCTTGTCATCATCTTGCTATTGTTTGGTACAAAAAAATTACGCAACGCAGGTGGCGATGTTGGCGCAGCTTTAAAAAACTTTAAGAAAGCGTTTAAAGATGAAAATGAACAGTCGGAAGATAAAGAGCAGTTGAAAGATGGCCGTAATGACAGCACTCCTGATGCTGAATTTTCAGACTCAAAAGAGACTGAAAACAATAAAAAATCATAA